One part of the Nostoc sp. PCC 7120 = FACHB-418 genome encodes these proteins:
- a CDS encoding urease subunit beta, producing MIPGEIITPSGEIELNAGRDTVKLLVANTGDRPIQVGSHFHFYEVNYALIFDRELALGMRLDIPAGTAVRFEPGDEKEVSLVPLVGSRRVYGFNGRVNGEINAEGRGG from the coding sequence ATGATTCCAGGGGAAATAATTACACCAAGCGGGGAAATTGAATTAAATGCTGGTCGTGATACTGTAAAATTGCTGGTTGCTAATACAGGAGATAGACCAATTCAAGTTGGTTCCCATTTTCATTTTTATGAAGTTAATTATGCGTTAATTTTTGATAGGGAATTGGCGTTAGGAATGCGTCTGGATATTCCTGCGGGGACGGCGGTTAGGTTTGAACCTGGGGATGAGAAGGAAGTGAGTTTAGTTCCTTTGGTTGGGAGTCGTCGGGTTTATGGGTTTAATGGGAGGGTGAATGGGGAAATTAACGCAGAGGGGCGCGGAGGTTAG
- the ureA gene encoding urease subunit gamma — protein sequence MQLTPQEKDKLLIFTAALVAERRKNRGLKLNYPEAVAYISAAILEGARDGNTVSELMSYGTTLLTRDDVMEGIAEMVHEVQVEATFPDGTKLVTVHNPIR from the coding sequence ATGCAGCTTACGCCACAAGAGAAAGATAAATTATTGATTTTTACAGCCGCTTTAGTAGCAGAGAGGCGCAAAAATAGGGGGTTGAAACTTAACTATCCAGAAGCCGTGGCGTATATTTCTGCTGCTATTTTAGAAGGTGCGAGGGATGGCAATACAGTATCAGAGTTGATGAGTTATGGCACAACTCTTTTAACACGAGATGATGTTATGGAAGGGATAGCAGAAATGGTACATGAAGTGCAGGTAGAAGCAACTTTTCCTGATGGGACAAAGTTAGTAACTGTGCATAATCCTATTCGTTAA
- a CDS encoding aldehyde dehydrogenase family protein, with protein MLTIETSKIKEIIQQQRNFFQAGQTKDINFRLEQLKKLRKLVTDNETAITKALKADLNKSEYEAYFAEVGVIKEIDYAIKNLKNWSKPKKADVPLDFFSYSARIYPEPLGVVLIICPWNYPFALTISPLVGAIAAGNCAIIKPSELAPHTSNLAAQLISKCFPSEYVAVVEGGAETSQELLAEKFDHIFFTGGTAIGKIVMEAAAKHLTPVTLELGGKSPCIVDSNIHLEYTAKRIAWGKFINAGQTCIAPDYLLVNQKIKKDLIAAIQKNLQEFYGDNPIDSPDYGRIISHRHFERLAKFLKNGQVIVGGETNYEDKYIAPTLLDNVSLADPVMQEEIFGPILPMIEYTDIKDAIALINSQPKPLALYIFSQNKALQQQVLQETSSGGVCINDTIMHVGVSSLPFGGVGDSGIGSYHGKASFDTFSHYKSVLKNAFWLDLDWRYAPYKNKLSLLKRMMK; from the coding sequence ATGCTTACTATTGAAACCTCAAAAATCAAGGAAATAATTCAACAACAACGTAATTTTTTTCAGGCTGGACAAACTAAAGATATCAACTTTCGCCTGGAACAACTCAAGAAACTGAGAAAATTAGTTACTGATAATGAAACAGCAATAACCAAGGCATTAAAAGCGGATTTAAACAAATCAGAATATGAAGCTTACTTTGCAGAGGTTGGTGTAATTAAAGAAATTGATTATGCGATCAAAAATCTGAAAAATTGGTCTAAGCCCAAAAAAGCAGATGTTCCCCTAGACTTCTTTTCTTATTCAGCCCGAATTTATCCAGAACCGCTAGGAGTCGTTTTAATTATCTGTCCTTGGAATTACCCATTCGCATTAACAATTTCACCGCTAGTAGGGGCGATCGCCGCCGGAAATTGTGCCATTATCAAACCTTCAGAACTTGCACCTCATACCTCTAATTTAGCAGCACAACTGATTAGTAAATGTTTTCCCAGTGAGTATGTGGCAGTAGTAGAAGGTGGTGCAGAAACTAGCCAAGAGTTACTAGCCGAGAAGTTCGATCATATATTTTTTACTGGTGGTACAGCCATAGGCAAAATTGTTATGGAAGCCGCCGCCAAACATCTCACACCAGTTACATTAGAGTTGGGTGGCAAAAGTCCTTGTATTGTTGATAGTAATATTCATCTAGAATATACAGCTAAACGCATTGCTTGGGGTAAGTTCATTAACGCCGGACAAACTTGCATCGCGCCTGACTATCTTTTAGTTAATCAGAAAATTAAAAAAGATTTAATTGCTGCTATACAAAAAAATCTCCAAGAATTTTATGGCGATAACCCAATAGATAGCCCTGATTACGGGAGGATTATTAGCCATAGACATTTTGAGCGTTTAGCTAAATTTCTCAAAAATGGTCAAGTTATTGTTGGTGGGGAAACGAACTACGAAGATAAATATATTGCTCCCACATTACTAGATAACGTTTCTTTGGCAGATCCTGTGATGCAGGAAGAAATTTTTGGGCCGATTTTACCTATGATTGAATACACAGATATAAAAGATGCGATCGCCCTCATTAATTCTCAACCAAAACCCCTAGCTTTATACATATTTTCCCAAAATAAAGCCCTACAGCAACAAGTTCTGCAAGAAACTTCATCTGGTGGAGTGTGTATTAACGACACAATCATGCACGTTGGTGTTTCATCCCTACCCTTTGGTGGTGTAGGCGATAGTGGTATTGGTAGCTATCACGGTAAAGCCAGCTTTGACACCTTTTCCCATTACAAAAGTGTTTTGAAAAACGCCTTCTGGCTAGACCTAGATTGGCGTTACGCACCCTACAAAAATAAATTATCTTTACTCAAACGAATGATGAAGTAG
- a CDS encoding GxxExxY protein: protein MEENDLSGMIIGCGMRVHTVLGPGLSESAYEECLFYELRREGLRVGRQIPVPLVYKEVELDCVYRLDLIVENKVIIEIKSVESLKPIHAVQLLTYLKLTNLKLTNSKLALLLNFKVLHLKEGIKRVANNL from the coding sequence ATGGAGGAGAATGATTTGAGTGGGATGATAATTGGGTGTGGGATGAGGGTGCATACGGTGTTGGGGCCAGGGTTGTCGGAGTCGGCTTATGAGGAGTGTTTGTTTTATGAGTTGAGGCGGGAGGGACTTAGAGTGGGTAGACAAATTCCCGTACCTTTGGTGTATAAAGAAGTGGAATTAGATTGTGTTTATCGATTGGATTTAATAGTAGAAAATAAAGTAATTATTGAAATCAAATCTGTGGAATCTCTTAAACCCATTCACGCAGTACAACTTCTAACTTATTTAAAACTCACTAATTTAAAACTCACTAATTCTAAACTCGCACTCCTCCTCAACTTTAAAGTCCTCCACCTCAAAGAAGGCATCAAACGCGTAGCCAACAACCTCTAA
- a CDS encoding hybrid sensor histidine kinase/response regulator, with translation MSSQSSQSGKILVVDDSPDNVFLIKTILEEEGYTVSTAENGISALAELQASPCDLVLLDLMMPGMDGYEVTRRVRGEMKLPQYIPILLITAHDAPNVAHGLDLGADDFIRKPVTVDELLARVRSLLRLKHSMDERDEIARQREDFVSRLTHDLRTPLVAADRMLALFQQGALGNLSPQMQEVIAIMARSNINLLSMVNTLLEVYRFEAGRKTLAFQPVDLSQLLNEVIAELTPLAQEKNLAINSYLGDASTPNILGVGVPPTVGDRLELHRLFTNLIGNAIKFTASGSVTIRLKALILNAKQDFSDLSLPSSNIDYIQVEIADTGAGIPLEEHATLFERFRQGSHKISGSGLGLYLSRRIVEAHHGKIVVNSELGKGSVFVVSLPIQIVGKAD, from the coding sequence ATGAGTTCACAATCTTCTCAATCTGGCAAAATTCTAGTTGTTGATGATTCTCCAGATAACGTGTTTTTGATTAAAACCATTTTGGAGGAAGAAGGCTATACAGTTAGTACCGCCGAAAATGGCATCTCAGCATTAGCAGAATTGCAAGCATCCCCTTGTGATTTGGTGTTATTGGATCTAATGATGCCAGGGATGGATGGTTATGAAGTCACTAGGCGAGTGCGGGGGGAAATGAAGTTACCGCAATACATCCCCATTTTATTGATTACCGCCCATGATGCCCCGAATGTAGCGCATGGATTAGATTTGGGTGCTGATGATTTTATTCGTAAACCTGTCACGGTGGACGAATTACTGGCAAGAGTGCGATCGCTTCTCCGTTTGAAGCATAGTATGGATGAACGTGACGAAATAGCTCGCCAACGCGAAGATTTTGTCTCTCGTCTCACCCACGATTTACGTACTCCCTTGGTAGCGGCTGATCGGATGCTGGCACTATTTCAACAAGGTGCTTTGGGAAATTTATCACCCCAAATGCAGGAAGTAATCGCTATTATGGCGCGGAGTAATATTAACCTGTTGTCAATGGTGAATACTTTATTAGAGGTTTATCGCTTTGAAGCTGGTCGCAAAACCTTGGCATTTCAACCAGTCGATCTTAGCCAATTATTAAATGAGGTGATTGCAGAACTGACACCCTTGGCTCAAGAAAAAAACTTGGCAATTAATAGCTATTTGGGCGACGCATCAACACCAAATATACTAGGCGTTGGCGTTCCGCCCACCGTAGGTGATCGCTTAGAATTGCATCGCTTATTTACCAACCTTATCGGTAACGCCATCAAATTTACCGCCTCTGGCTCAGTGACTATCCGCCTCAAAGCCCTTATATTAAATGCTAAACAAGATTTTTCTGACCTTTCCTTACCTTCTAGCAACATCGACTATATACAAGTTGAAATCGCAGATACAGGCGCAGGTATTCCATTAGAAGAACACGCCACATTATTTGAAAGATTTCGTCAAGGTAGTCATAAAATCTCTGGTAGTGGTCTAGGCTTGTATCTTTCTCGGCGCATTGTTGAGGCTCATCACGGTAAAATAGTAGTTAATTCAGAGTTAGGAAAAGGCAGTGTTTTTGTCGTTAGTTTACCTATTCAAATAGTAGGGAAAGCAGACTAG
- the ureC gene encoding urease subunit alpha: protein MPYRMSRQAYAETYGPTVGDRIRLADTELFIQVEQDFTTYGDEVKFGGGKVIRDGMGQSPIANADGAVDLVITNALILDWWGIVKADIGIKDGKIFKIGKAGNPYIQDHVDIIIGPGTEALAGEGMILTAGGIDTHIHFICPQQIEVAIASGITTMIGGGTGPATGTNATTCTPGPWNMYRMLQAADAFPMNLGFLGKGNASQPQGLVEQIFAGAIGLKLHEDWGTTPATIDTCLTVADEYDVQVAIHTDTLNEAGFVEDTIAAFKNRAIHTYHTEGAGGGHAPDIIKVCGQANVLPSSTNPTRPYTVNTLDEHLDMLMVCHHLDPAIAEDVAFAESRIRRETIAAEDILHDLGAFSMIASDSQAMGRVGEVIIRTWQTSHKMKVQRGSLTGDAEADNLRAKRYVAKYTINPAITHGIAQYVGSVEAGKLADLCLWRPAFFGVKPEIVIKGGMIAWSQMGDANASIPTPQPVHMRPMFGSFAGARNATSLTFVSQAALEREIPQQLGLRKSAVAVSGTRQLTKQDMKLNDALPHIEVDSESYEVRADGELLTCEPATVLPMAQRYFLF from the coding sequence ATGCCCTACAGAATGTCCCGCCAAGCCTACGCTGAAACCTACGGCCCCACAGTAGGCGATCGCATCCGACTTGCTGATACAGAATTATTTATACAAGTAGAGCAAGACTTCACAACCTACGGCGATGAGGTGAAATTCGGCGGTGGTAAAGTCATTAGAGATGGGATGGGACAATCTCCCATTGCTAACGCCGATGGTGCAGTAGATTTAGTCATTACGAATGCTTTAATCCTCGATTGGTGGGGGATTGTCAAAGCAGATATCGGCATTAAAGATGGCAAAATATTTAAAATTGGGAAAGCCGGGAATCCCTATATTCAAGATCATGTAGATATTATTATCGGCCCTGGAACCGAAGCCTTAGCGGGGGAAGGAATGATTCTCACGGCTGGCGGTATTGATACCCATATTCATTTTATTTGTCCCCAACAAATTGAAGTAGCGATCGCCTCCGGTATCACTACTATGATTGGCGGCGGTACAGGCCCAGCCACAGGAACCAACGCCACCACCTGCACCCCCGGCCCTTGGAATATGTACCGGATGCTGCAAGCGGCTGATGCGTTTCCTATGAACTTAGGATTTTTAGGTAAAGGTAACGCCAGTCAACCTCAAGGCTTAGTAGAACAAATTTTTGCGGGTGCAATTGGTTTAAAGCTGCACGAAGATTGGGGAACCACACCCGCCACCATTGATACTTGCTTGACTGTAGCCGACGAATACGACGTACAAGTGGCCATTCACACCGACACCCTCAACGAAGCCGGATTTGTCGAAGATACCATCGCCGCTTTTAAAAATCGCGCCATCCATACTTACCACACCGAAGGCGCAGGCGGTGGACACGCACCAGATATTATCAAAGTCTGTGGACAAGCCAACGTTCTTCCATCTTCCACCAACCCTACCCGCCCTTACACCGTCAACACCTTAGACGAACACCTCGATATGTTGATGGTATGTCATCACCTTGATCCAGCGATCGCTGAAGATGTGGCTTTTGCTGAATCCCGCATCCGCCGCGAAACCATCGCCGCCGAAGATATTCTCCATGATTTAGGCGCGTTTAGTATGATTGCTTCCGATTCCCAAGCTATGGGCAGAGTAGGGGAAGTAATAATTCGCACTTGGCAGACATCCCACAAAATGAAGGTGCAACGGGGAAGCCTTACCGGAGATGCTGAAGCAGACAATTTAAGAGCTAAAAGATATGTTGCTAAATACACAATCAATCCGGCAATTACGCATGGAATCGCTCAGTATGTAGGTTCTGTAGAAGCAGGTAAACTTGCAGATTTATGTTTGTGGCGACCAGCGTTTTTTGGTGTCAAACCAGAGATAGTCATTAAAGGCGGGATGATTGCTTGGTCACAAATGGGTGATGCTAACGCCAGCATTCCCACACCGCAACCTGTGCATATGCGTCCCATGTTTGGTAGTTTTGCAGGTGCGAGAAATGCCACATCTTTAACCTTTGTTTCCCAAGCCGCTTTAGAAAGAGAAATTCCTCAGCAATTGGGTTTACGAAAATCAGCAGTCGCAGTTTCTGGAACTCGCCAATTAACTAAACAGGATATGAAACTGAATGATGCCTTACCTCATATAGAAGTAGATTCAGAATCCTATGAAGTTAGAGCCGATGGGGAATTGTTGACTTGTGAACCTGCAACAGTGTTACCAATGGCGCAGAGGTATTTTTTATTTTAA
- a CDS encoding sulfite oxidase-like oxidoreductase, with protein sequence MLGKFFQKPDQENSDRVPPGQHLAKGFPVLTYGAAPKVSLDGWEFRVWGLAKPAVFTWSDFMNLPHNEFTADFHCVTRWSKLDVKWTGIKVTDFINLIEVDSKAAHVMEHCYGGYTTNIAMADFVREENFFAFKLFGEDLPSEHGGPMRLVVPHLYAWKSAKWINGLEFLDQEELGFWERNGYHRRGEPWEEERYS encoded by the coding sequence ATGCTAGGAAAATTTTTTCAGAAACCAGATCAGGAAAATAGCGATCGCGTTCCCCCTGGACAGCATTTAGCTAAGGGTTTTCCTGTATTAACTTATGGTGCAGCCCCTAAAGTTAGTTTGGATGGTTGGGAGTTTCGGGTTTGGGGTTTGGCAAAACCAGCCGTTTTTACTTGGTCTGATTTCATGAACTTACCTCATAATGAATTTACAGCTGACTTTCACTGTGTAACCCGTTGGTCTAAGCTGGATGTCAAGTGGACGGGGATTAAGGTAACAGATTTTATTAATCTGATTGAGGTAGACTCCAAGGCTGCTCATGTCATGGAACACTGCTATGGCGGTTACACCACGAATATCGCCATGGCAGATTTTGTCAGGGAAGAGAATTTTTTCGCTTTTAAGTTATTTGGTGAAGACCTACCCTCGGAACATGGAGGGCCGATGCGTCTAGTTGTCCCCCATCTCTACGCCTGGAAAAGTGCCAAGTGGATTAATGGATTGGAGTTTCTTGATCAGGAAGAATTGGGTTTTTGGGAACGCAACGGCTACCATCGTCGTGGTGAACCGTGGGAAGAGGAAAGATATAGTTGA